AGAAAAGCTCGGGCCGAACCAACTGACGCGCGGCGAGTGCCGCAAGCTCCTCGATGACCAGGCCCTCGAACGACGCTCCGTGCCTGGGCCAGGTCGTTAGCTCCCGCGACTGGCGCAGCCCGGCCAGGAAGTGCAGCAAGCCGGAGTCCCTCAAGTAGATCTTTGCGCTCTTCGTCAGGCGCTTCTGCACGTTGGCGTGATAGGGCTGAAGTCGGCGTCAATTCGAGAAGCGCCACGCGGCCGGCCAGGGTCTCGGAGACCGAGCGCATGAGGACAGGGCTTGCAGACCCGAGGAGGAGAAAACGACCTTTACCACGTGAGTGATCGGTCACGTGGCGTAGGATCGAAAAGACCTCGGGGAGACGCTGAGCCTCGTCGATCACCGCAGCGGCACGTGACTTGACCGACCGGCACGCCGGCTTGGGTGCCCGCGACCTGCTCCACCTCGCGTGTTGCCGGCCTCCGACAACGGGCCCTCACCCACGTCGTCCGGTCACCCCTCAACCGAGCCGTGCGCGGCCCGGCTCGGTGGAAAGACGCTCTGCTCGCAATACTATTGCGCGCCGGGCGGGCGCCCAGGGGCCTTCAGGAAACGGAACCATGGATCGGGTCAATCACTTTCCAAAGGCAGCGCAGAGAGCGCGATCATACGACTTTAATTCAGTGACTCCGCGCCGACTATCTCGTGTGCACCGCCCCGCCGTTCACATTGATATGACGGCGCACGGCCGCGGCGATGGCGAGGCCCTTCCCGGAGCCGTAGAGGCGCGCCCAGCTGCCGGGTGTGAAGGGCGGCATCGTGATCGCCTCGGTGACGACCCTTCATGCAGCGCCTGCCACCCCGATCCTTCCTCGAAGGGAACACGCTCATGTTGCGCACCGGCGAGCGCGTGGATCGCGACGCGCTATACGAGCGCCTGATCCGCGGCGGCTACCGCGCCGTGTCCCAGGTGATCGAGCATGGGGACTATGCCCGGCCGGATTGTCAACGTATAGCGCTTAAAAACTACCGTCGATGATGCGGCGGGGGTCCGAGCGGAAGCAGACGATATCCCAGACAGCACGCATATTACCCCGCAACCGTCCCCGGTAATCGACAACCGGATGGTCGCGAAAGCCGCGTATGAGATTGGCCGCCAGGGCCCGCATAATGAGTCTGGTGCCTATCCTGTACCCCATAGTTTTCTTTTTCATGAGGTAAAGCGG
This portion of the Pseudomonadota bacterium genome encodes:
- a CDS encoding DUF4143 domain-containing protein, whose product is MQKRLTKSAKIYLRDSGLLHFLAGLRQSRELTTWPRHGASFEGLVIEELAALAARQLVRPELFFWRTQAGAEVDLSIY